Within the Eucalyptus grandis isolate ANBG69807.140 chromosome 1, ASM1654582v1, whole genome shotgun sequence genome, the region cccttctctctctatctttctctctctctctctctctcttctcctcgtGCTGCTTCGACTTTAATCCCTAGAGAACCGCCGTGCCGAACTTCCCCCCCTCGCGGTGGTTCTCTCGCAATCCCGGCCCCCCGTGGTCCCCCGAATCTCCGGCGATCTGTCCGTctccggtcgccgccgccgtccgtcCGGCTAGGTTTCCGGCCCTCGCATTTGGTCGGGGCCTCGATCTCCTATTCCCCCTACCGCGCGGTTTTGATTCCGTAGTTTTGCTCCGGTCCGCGATTCGGCTAAGCTCGTGTTTCAGTTCGGGACGTTCTGTAGAGTTTAATTATACAGTTCCGGCCGGAGTTTTGTCGGAGCGATTTGAGGAagtagggtttttttttttgttcgggttCGGGGGCGGCCGGATCTTAGTCTGTGTCCGGagtgttgtttggggatttgaGGTTAGGGTTAGGGGTTTTTTTGAATCGATTACCAGATGCCGAGGAGTTCGCGACACAAGTCGAGCAAGCACAGCTCGAGGGACGCGAGGGATTATTCCGACTCGGAGGATGACTCGAGCTTGAAGGAGCGGAAGGGGAACGAGGAGGGCAATGCTAGGGTGCTGAAGGATGCGGGCCCGAGCGAGAAGCGGAAGGTCGATTCGAAGGATGGCAAGGAGCTGTACGGTTCCGGGAATGGCGAGTACTTGGATGACTATGGTTCTTCGAAGAGGCGGAAGGAGAAGGTGGTGGATGGAGCGGGTGACAGGTGgaacggcggcggtggtggcgaaGCGGATGAAAGAGGCGGTGACAGCTCGAAGAAGGCAAAGGGGGCGAGCGAATCAAAGAGTAGGCGAAGGGACGATGAGATTGAGGAGATGAAGAGGAGTGGTGGAAAGAGTGAAAAGCACAGGGAGACGAGTCggaaggaggggagagagagcgaaaggagagggagagaagccAAAGGCGAAAAATCAGGTGATAACGAAGAAGGAAGGAGCTCTAAACGTGAAATTACTACTGGTAAGGTAACTTATTCCTTGTAAATTAGTAAGTCTTTGTTTGGCCAAAATGCAGGGATCATATTAAGCATGTGTCCAATATATCCTGGAAGTCATTTTGTGAAAAGCATATGATGGTTGAATCGTGTGTTGATTTGCTTGTTGATACGGTGTAGAAGAGTTTATGGGAAGTGGTGATTAGTTGAATTTTTAAGTGAAAAGATCTTCTTAGTTGAAATGCCTCGGATTTTAATGGGGCTCTGGTCTGCTTGTCTAGGTCCTCAGATGCTAGttggtaaaaataaaaaagatgttAGTGCCCTTGTAATTCGAATTTTGTGATGGGCTATTTTTTATGTATAAACAGTTTGTTACTGGCTTAAGGGCTTCTATCTATGCCTTTTGGGGTGTAGATATTGCTTTTTGGAGGCTTTGATAGTCgatgtcaatttaatttgagAGTGCATTATTGAAGATTTTAGGAATACTTGTGTGGGTTGTTAATAGAAGCAGGTGCCCCTTCAGCCTCTCTGGGAAGTTATTTAGAAATGGACCTTATAAGTGTTTTCGATAATTGACTGATCTGAGTTTTATATCACTTGAGGGCTTTTGCTTGCATATTTGTCCTATGACGTTTGTCCTTTTCcacaagacaatttttttgtttttctgaaAAGTGAAGAATTAGGAGAAAGTAAGGAAGAAAGAATAATTGTAGACAAGGACGTCTGCTGGCCAGGATAAGTCTTCTTGTCAAGTGATTGCTCAAAGCTTAAGCCTTCGATAATTCCTTTTTGTTATCTCAAGGTTATTTTGCTGGTAGTGCTCAAGTCTGAATCTAGTGCTACTAGTAGACCTGATTTAATATAAGTTTTCTTGATCTGATTCGTCCGACTTTCATATTCCTCTGGTAAAACTGAAATTAcgtttattttaaagttttttgtcTGAAAAACTATTTTGCAGAGTAAATACAACAGGTCGCTTAGTGCGACATGCACTTGTTTGTGGTGTTAAGTTCCATCTGAATAATGATAGCGGACCAGTCTCTTTGCATTTTGTTGGGGAAATTTTGACTAAGGGAGTGCAATAAAAAGTTTTCTTAAGAAAAGCCATTCTGGCTGGTTCTTGTAGTGGTACTTCTTCTGTAATGGCTTGCAGCTTTGATTTGTAAGTTTGTTGTTGCAGGCATTCTCTGCTGCTTTTTTGTCTTCTTGTGTCAAAGAGGACGTTGATTGCACCTTTTTCGAGCTTCCTGATTTTAGATATCCCAGGGCCCAACATCCATGACAGTGCAATAGATTCTGTGTGATGcttaaaatatgaaatattatgtAATTCTGTTCTTTTGATTCTGCTGACTGAAAATTGGAAAGTGAAGACAATCTAAGTCTTTGGATTTGACTTCCTCTGGAGTCAATTCTGCAACAACTTTGCTATtcaggttgttagattagacaTTTTACTCATAATGTCTGAAGGGATCGGATTGCTGGCGTGTAACATCCCACTTAGTCAAATTTGATAGGAATGTAATATACTTGCCGAAATTAATGgcttaaatttcctttttcgCGCTCAAGTGATGGGTCAATGTCCCACCACTGTACTTATGCTGGAGCTCAATTGAGGAAAGCTGAGCGTCATTTTAGTAAAGTGTATGTTGGGTGAGAGGCTGTACTTTTACATTATTTGAGCCAAGGTTGGCTGTCATACATTTTATCGGGGAAGTTGGATTTGTTTACTTAAGGGGGCAACTTCCACGTCACCAATAAGCAGAATAAGTACCTCTGATGTAGAGTCTTCTGGGATTTATATTCTCTTGATAATACAGTGGGCATAGAAAAGAATCAGGATATgaagaatttcaaaatttctaggCGGCGTCGGAGAggtcctccctccctccctctctctctctctctctctgtgtgggAGTCTGGTTTGCTTTCTCTGTGCCTTGATTTCATAATCTTATTGATATAATTTTACGATCTTGTTGGAAAATCGAATTTGTGATTTCGTGATTTAGATTCTGCAATTTGTGATCTTATCTAATAATTATGCTTCTTCCTTTCATAGCCTTTGCTGCTTTGAGGGGTTCTGTTTGTTGTACATCTGATCTCTTGCTTGTTTAATTTAGTTGATGTAAATGTTGCTTAAGGTTAATAGTAGCAAAACTTGCTTGGGTACAAAGTGTAAAAGCATGTTGTTGAATGTCCTGCTCATAGCAGGGAGCATTTTGATGGTTTAGAATGCCAAATCCCGAAGGCATATAACTTGTCTTGTGCATATTAAAGTTCCCAAATAATTTTCTGGTTTTGTGGCTCTCTATCAGCTTTTGTCTGTGGTTTATATGCAGTAGGGTGTTAAGATTCTTTTCCCTACATTTTAGAATATCTCTTGAACATTTATTATGGGACATTAACCTTCTAGAATACTAATGATCTACTTATGATGATGCCCTATCTGAATAGACTGTTTCTTGTAATATAGCACTTGCAACCATGATTGGGCCTCATCTGCTTCATTTTGGATTTATAGAGCTTGGATCTCCTACTCCTCCCTGTCCTCTTTCCATTTTACATGTATTTGCTTTCAAGGTCCAGCTGAATTTGTCATGACCTTTTAAGTGTTGTGGATTAGCCTATGTGGCTTGGATACTAACTTCAagcaatctatttttttgtctgATTCTCTTGTGacaataacttagattttttaaACCTTTATTTGGTGTCAATCATGCAGTTTTGCTTTTGCCATCTACTGGTACTTTTGCGACACCATACACTTTGTGGCTTGGATACTAGGTTTCAAGCAATTTATTGTTATGTCTTAGTCTCTTGTGATGGTCACTTGGATTTTTTGAGCCTTTATTTGGTGTCAAGCATGCAGTTTTGCTTTTGCCATTTGCTGGTTACTTCTGTGACACTATACAATTTGAACTATTGTAACTACTATTTATTATGTATAAACAGGTATGGTTAATAAATGGAGAAGGGAGGATGGAGTTTTTTTTTCAGTGcgacttttcatttctttttacttcCTAAGGTTTTAGTGTTCTTCTAGGTGATTCATTGGTGTCAGAGTaattgcttttgcatgtgcatTAATTTGATTTGCCAATTAAGAAGGTTTTTGGTTTTAGCCAAGCTAACAAATATTGTTCAATTCCCTTGCCATCCACAGGCAATATGCAGTCTAAGAGCAAGCGTGGGGACAGGATAGATTATTTAATGCTAGACTAAGCATACCTGTCCACTAAGTACCTATTTTTTGGTTTGTGTGGCTACATCTATCATGTCTTGCAAGCTATGCATGACTTTTAGTGAAATTATTTGTTCCATCCTTCACTTTTATCCTCTTTCTTGAGAGGTTATTTAATCATCTGGTTGTGTTAAACAGGGTGATTCTCTGATTTAGTACCATGAAAAGATTAAGCTTATTGTTTGTCTTACTTTCAGAGTCAAGAGCAGAGGCAGCGGTGCATAATCCTGACTCATTATCGGAAAACCTCCTTGAAGGACGAAGTAAGAGGAGGAGAGATGACTCTGTTGATTGGAGCAAGTATCAAGATGACATTGGCGATGGAAAGAATAGGCATACTTCTTCTGTGGAGGATGCTGCGAAGGATGTGAGACGGAAAGATGAAAAGCAGAGGGATGATAGATACAGGGATCGGTACCGGGAAGAGGTTGACAGGGACAGCAAGAACCgtgttgaaaagaagaaagatgagttTCCTGCAAAAGATCGCACTGGAAGCAAATCCAATGATAAGTACTTGAAGGATGATCGAGATAATACTGAGGCTCGACAGAAGAAATCTAAAGCCCATGATGGACTCCGTGAGCATGACATCGATTCTGCCCGTGATTATGACCATGACAGGGACCAGGACAGGGACAGGGAGAGGGACAGGGACAGGGACAGGGAACATGATCAGGATGGATACCGAAATCGAGATCGAATTCGGAGTGGTGAGCGTGATCGTAATCCTGCTCGGGATAAGGAGAGGGATCGTGATTGGGAGCATGATCATGATCGAGACCGAGACCGAGACCGAGACCGTGACCGTGACCGTGACCGTGAATGGGAGGTTGAGCTTGCTCATCATGATGATAGGAGTATTAAGTACAAAGATCGCAGAGGAAGGAAAAGATCTCCAGATGATCACGATGATTATGGTGATAGTAAACTTAGAGGTAGTAAAGCTCATAATTCTGATTCAGAAAAGAGGTCTTTGAGTGGAAGCAAAGTTGAGGTAGATGGTAGAGTTGGATCTCAATCTCGTCAAGCCCATGCCGAGATCACTGTGAACAGCAGTAGACGCCGAGCCTCCCCGACTTTAAGTTCACATGGCGGCACCGATGAACATAGGTACTAAAGCAGTCTGTTTGCTATCAAGTTGGTTTAGAAGTTTGCGTATCAAATTATTGTCTTTCTATGCCCttaagcaacttttttttttttatctgattTTGTTGATAGCGACATGTTATGTTTTGTTAAATTCAGGAATGTTAGGCAAGATGACCTAAAGTACAGGGATCCGCCTAACGAGACTCGGCTGAAAGCAACAGAGAGGGGTTCAAAATACAGATCTCTGGAAAAGCCAGGTAAAATGGATGAGGGTCACTATGTGGAGTTGTCAGGTGAAAGATCTTCAAGCTCCAAGGCGTCACCCATGGGTTTGGTGGAAAGATCTCCTTCATCACCTGGTCTAGAGCGTAGACATGTGCATAGAACTGGTGTTAGGAGAAGTCTTGATGTGGAAGAAGGACGAAGTAGCCGTGGTTCTGCTGATGCTAGAGATGTGTCTGTTGGCGAGGGAAGATTCACTCGTGATATACCTTCAGACAAACCAGTATTAGATGAGTCTCCTCAAGCAGATTCGTCTTTCTACAATAGACCTGGTCAGAGGGGTTCTTCAATACCTCCACCACCTTTCAGGGTTGGAGTGGAAAGCCCTACCTTCATGGGATTGGAAGAAGACGGCAGGAATAACCTAAATGCCCGTTACAAGCGTAGTGGGGATCTGAACTTGGGGAGAGGACCCATGAATAATTGGAGGAGTGTTCCAAATTGGCCTTCTCCGGTACCAAATGGTTTCATGCCTTTCCAACATGGACCACCTCATGGAAACTTCCAAGGATTGATGCCacattttccttctcctccattATTTGGTGTTAGACCTCCAATAGATATTAATCAGTCTGGAATACCTTATCAAATGCCTGATACTGACAGATTTCCTGGCCATATGCGCCCACTTGGATGGCCAAATATGATCGATGCATCTGGCCCTCCTCGCTTGCCTGGATGGGATGTGAACAGTGGTGCTTTGAGGAATGAACCTCCGATTTATGCTGGACCTGATTGGGATCATAGTAGGCATCCGGTGAATAGTCGAGGATGGGAAAGTAGTGCAGACATGTGGAAGGGGCATTCCGGGGGTGCTAATGTGGACTTGCCATCCACATCCCATAAAGAGTCCGTTCCGGCGCTCGTACCTGTGAATGAAGGTCCTGCCGGGCAGGGAACTCAAAAGGCTAATAATGAGGATATCCATGAGGTTGTTCAGGCAAAAGCTGCTGAAACCAAGGCTAGTGTTGCTTCTTCTGAGAAAGAAACCTTCAAGTCTTCTACAGAGATAGCCGGTGAAAGCAAACCCGATTCTTCCAAGTTATCAGAAAGCAATAAGCCAATAAATATTAGCGGGTTCTATCTTTCTAAGCTTGACATCTCAGCAGAGCTTGTTCATTCGGAGGTGTATCAGTGCTGCTTGAACTTATTGGATGGGGAACCAAATTCTACTGCTGATGAAGACCCCATAACGCGTGTCATTCTTAAGGTAAAAGCTCTCACGCGCGCACCTCTAAGTGCACATACACATCTTATATGcactcttttaattatttttggtttttgtgcAATAGAATCGCCCAAGATTGGAGCCGAAGGCATCTGGTGGTTCATTGAGCAGTTCGCTGTTTCCTGCTATAGATGATTCTGTTTTTCAGGTGAGTCAAAATgggtgaagatgtgaattgctTGTTTTATGTACATATTCATTTGTTACAGTGCTGTTTGTTGGTTTGATCTCACATGGAACTGCTTATTCAATAAATTACTTGTCATTCATTACTAGTGGTATTCAAGAAATTACTTGTTATTCATTGCCAGTGGTATTGAATGTGATAGGATTTGTGCAGTCATGACTCATGAATACTGAAATTGTTGTCTTGCAGAAAGCAATGGACCTGTACAAAAAGGAGAGGCTGGAAACTAGGGATGTTGCCATGTCTAAAGGTGGATTGCTTGATTTTGTATTGTCAACTACCCTTAATAAGGTAAAAGTGCAAGATGGAGTCTGCCATGAGGTTGAGAAGCAAGAGCCAGCTCACACAGTTGATGAAAGGGTACAATCACCTACTTTGGCTGCTGATCAAATGGGAGTAAAAGCAATGTTAAGTGCTGCGGGGGAGGAAAAGCTTGGGGACTTGGTTGTGATTTCTAGAAAGGATGTTCCAGAACCTATCCTCGTTTCTTCTTCCCAGAAATCAGGACAAGTTTTGAACGGTCAGGATCTGGGGGAAGATCTGAATGGATTATCTCCTGGGGAGGAGGGAGATTTGGTACACAAGTCCGTAATTCTGGATGATGCACGTGCAGATCACATTTTATCGAGTGATCATGCTTCACAAGCTGCTGCTGTTTTGCCCATTGATGACAGTGGCATAGAGTTGGCGGTCAAGACTGCAAGTGATCTTGTTTCTGAGGAAACCGGGCATTTTGGTAATAAAGTAGGTGATTCTTTAGTTGTTGATGGTCCTTCCAGTACCCACGAGGCATCAATGCCTGGGTCAAATGAGTCTCCCCTGGTAAATTTAAGTCGGATACATCATTCTCCTGAAAGTACACATTAGACGATTTCTATATCCATGCATTTGTATGTGCTTTAGTTTCAAAGTTTATCTGCCTTCTCCTTATCATGTTTCTCTCCCCTTTCGgcaaggaaataaaagaaatcttgTCTCTGGCCCCCCAGAGAGGAGGTTTTTGGCATATCGCCTATGTTTTTCTCTTGACCTCTTTCTTTACCTTCTCTCGTCTTTAGTTTTGGCCGTCCGCTGCTTAGTTTTTTTGCATATCTGAGATATCTCCTAATGACGAGAATTTTGGTTGCCTTTATATATATTCGCACTGCTTGAGGAGAAACAATTTTGCAATTGTGGCATCTCTCAGAGAGAGCCCAAGTGCATTGCGTTGTTGCCTCACGGCACTTTGCATGAACATAATCGATCCCTTGGCTGTTAAACTAGGAGTCTAGTGCACGATTATCTTTGTTTGCTATTATTAGGATTTCGTCGATCATCTTGGTTCATTTCGAAAGGAGTAGGttcttgggttttttttattcttttttttcggtCATAGTTCTCGGATTTAAGGCGGCCATTTTTTGGAGTCGGGTTCGATCATTGATTGGTCAATTTGGAGGGTTCGAGCACACCGATACCCGGGTCGAGCTTAAGTTTCATTCTGAGTAAAAACGAGTGTCTCATGCTACGTAACTGTCTTACTTGGGTACGCCGGATGTGCAATTTGTGCACTTTAACGAGTTCTGAGCCGATGTAGGAATTGATGGGCCTGTTCCCAAAAGGCCCATTTCTCCCCGCAAGGttatttcttccccttttttatggACTGACTGTAAAAATTAGTATACGACTTCCAAATGCcatcattaaattaaaaaaaaacaaaagacttcAGTTAACTATCTTATTTATAGATAGCTTGACACGCTTCAACCTTGCTGATAACGTGAGTTTTCCGATACAACCCAGgtgtttggaattttttattgtCAGATCATGAAATTGGGATTAAAATCCAAATAGAGAAAGagtaaatataataaaaagggTTGATTGAAACAATAGGATATACATGATGAAGATTATTTTCCATTACTTCAGAATTAATGTAAGTAATATCCAATACCATATACAAACTA harbors:
- the LOC104437801 gene encoding uncharacterized protein LOC104437801, which gives rise to MPRSSRHKSSKHSSRDARDYSDSEDDSSLKERKGNEEGNARVLKDAGPSEKRKVDSKDGKELYGSGNGEYLDDYGSSKRRKEKVVDGAGDRWNGGGGGEADERGGDSSKKAKGASESKSRRRDDEIEEMKRSGGKSEKHRETSRKEGRESERRGREAKGEKSGDNEEGRSSKREITTESRAEAAVHNPDSLSENLLEGRSKRRRDDSVDWSKYQDDIGDGKNRHTSSVEDAAKDVRRKDEKQRDDRYRDRYREEVDRDSKNRVEKKKDEFPAKDRTGSKSNDKYLKDDRDNTEARQKKSKAHDGLREHDIDSARDYDHDRDQDRDRERDRDRDREHDQDGYRNRDRIRSGERDRNPARDKERDRDWEHDHDRDRDRDRDRDRDRDREWEVELAHHDDRSIKYKDRRGRKRSPDDHDDYGDSKLRGSKAHNSDSEKRSLSGSKVEVDGRVGSQSRQAHAEITVNSSRRRASPTLSSHGGTDEHRNVRQDDLKYRDPPNETRLKATERGSKYRSLEKPGKMDEGHYVELSGERSSSSKASPMGLVERSPSSPGLERRHVHRTGVRRSLDVEEGRSSRGSADARDVSVGEGRFTRDIPSDKPVLDESPQADSSFYNRPGQRGSSIPPPPFRVGVESPTFMGLEEDGRNNLNARYKRSGDLNLGRGPMNNWRSVPNWPSPVPNGFMPFQHGPPHGNFQGLMPHFPSPPLFGVRPPIDINQSGIPYQMPDTDRFPGHMRPLGWPNMIDASGPPRLPGWDVNSGALRNEPPIYAGPDWDHSRHPVNSRGWESSADMWKGHSGGANVDLPSTSHKESVPALVPVNEGPAGQGTQKANNEDIHEVVQAKAAETKASVASSEKETFKSSTEIAGESKPDSSKLSESNKPINISGFYLSKLDISAELVHSEVYQCCLNLLDGEPNSTADEDPITRVILKNRPRLEPKASGGSLSSSLFPAIDDSVFQKAMDLYKKERLETRDVAMSKGGLLDFVLSTTLNKVKVQDGVCHEVEKQEPAHTVDERVQSPTLAADQMGVKAMLSAAGEEKLGDLVVISRKDVPEPILVSSSQKSGQVLNGQDLGEDLNGLSPGEEGDLVHKSVILDDARADHILSSDHASQAAAVLPIDDSGIELAVKTASDLVSEETGHFGNKVGDSLVVDGPSSTHEASMPGSNESPLVNLSRIHHSPESTH